The nucleotide sequence GACGCATACCGGCTTGCCGCGCAAGTCGCTCCAGTCGCGGATATGGCTGGACTTTTTCACCATCGCTGACCCGCCGATTTCCTCAAACGGCGTCGGCACATAGCTCAGGATTTCCGCCCGCTCCCTGGTGTACTGCATGCTCGCGATCAGCGCATCGACCTTCCCTTGCTGCAGGAACTGCACCCGGTTCGGCGGCTCGACCACGATTACGTCGAGATCCACGCCGAGCTGCTGCGCCAAGCTTTCCGCCAGTTCGACGTTGTAGCCTTTGGGCTTGCGGGTGGCGGGGTCGATGGTTCCGTAAGTGCCGTCCAGAACCACGCCGACGGCAATGCGGCCGCGTTGCCTGATCTTGTCCAGGGTAGCGTCGGCATGGGCAATACCTGCCGCGGTAGTGCTACTTATTGCAAGCGAAAGTGCGAGGAAATGTCGTGTGAGCATGAGAACCTTTAATGGAATTAGCGGTATGCGGCAAAGCGTTCTGCATCATGCTGCAAAGCGGTCTGCGCCTTAATGTGCGGTCATTGTATTTTTGCAACGCCATTTCAACTACGAATGAATATGGCTATCGATATAGTCAATCCGGATAAGGAATTTGCTGCATATTCATATGCGAAATGATTCCGTCCCGTTTTTCGGCGCCCTTTTAAAATCGATCGCTCCGGCAAAACAACCTGAGGTTTGAAACCTTGATTCACCTTTATTACTGGCCCACCGCCAATGGCATTAAAATCCCGATCTTGTTGAACGAACTCGGCGTTGAATACCAGACGCATCTCGTCAATATCCGCCATGGCGATAATGCCCTTCCCGACTTTCTCGCCTTGAACCCGAACGGCAAAATCCCGCTCGTAATCGACGACGCCATTGATGGCGCGCCCCTGGTCATCCATGAATCTGCCGCCATCCTGATCCACCTGGCCGACGCCGCTAAGCGCTTCCTGCCGACCGGGCTGCAGGCCCGGACCGCGACCATGCAATGGCTGTTCTGGCAGGTCGGCCATGTGGCTGCAAGCTTTGGCCTGTATCAGACTTTTCGGGAAAAGATCAGGTCAACCATTCCTTCCGACGTCGATGCATTCGCAGTCGGAGAGGTCGAACGACTCTATCAGGTGCTGGAACAGCGATTGGCAGGTAGCGCCTACCTGGCAGGCGACTATACGATCGCCGATATTGCGCTATTTCCCTGGATACAGCCTGAACGGCAAGGAAGAGACCTTGCCCACTATCCCAATATCGCCCGCTGGCGCGCGCATATCACGCAGCGTCCAGCGGTCAGACAAGCTTATGCCGACGGACTGGCCGTAGCGCCAAACGAAAAGTCACTGCATATCAGCAAAGACTGGCTGCGTTGACCCGACCCGGAGGCAGCCAGCGCATGCGGCGCGGGCTGCCTTCTGCTGTATCAAGCGCCGCCGTTCTTATACTTCTCATGCAGTTCGCGCAGTGCCGGCGACGCAGGCGTGATATTAAGCCGCTTTTCCGTCGTAATCAGCCAGCCACTGCGGTGCCAATCCTGTACGACTTTATCGATTGCGGCCGCCGCATCGTCTTCACCTTTGCGCACCCAGACCACCGAATCGCCAGGAATGAGTTCCGGCGCGAGCGTCCGATA is from Noviherbaspirillum sp. L7-7A and encodes:
- a CDS encoding transporter substrate-binding domain-containing protein; translation: MLTRHFLALSLAISSTTAAGIAHADATLDKIRQRGRIAVGVVLDGTYGTIDPATRKPKGYNVELAESLAQQLGVDLDVIVVEPPNRVQFLQQGKVDALIASMQYTRERAEILSYVPTPFEEIGGSAMVKKSSHIRDWSDLRGKPVCVSQGSNFTKPLVEEYGAEIKGFRGMPEALLALRGGNCVASVHVTPGIQARLLKDAAQWGDYESPMPAQLIPSPSVIWVRKGETDTVAAIDRVVQNWHRTGFLISQGNKHGMPPSRALLDWHDKFRKEGA
- a CDS encoding glutathione binding-like protein; the protein is MIHLYYWPTANGIKIPILLNELGVEYQTHLVNIRHGDNALPDFLALNPNGKIPLVIDDAIDGAPLVIHESAAILIHLADAAKRFLPTGLQARTATMQWLFWQVGHVAASFGLYQTFREKIRSTIPSDVDAFAVGEVERLYQVLEQRLAGSAYLAGDYTIADIALFPWIQPERQGRDLAHYPNIARWRAHITQRPAVRQAYADGLAVAPNEKSLHISKDWLR